In Haliscomenobacter hydrossis DSM 1100, the DNA window CACCAGATTGGAGGGTACAGCAAAAGAATAGCCCTCGTATTGTCCGGATTGGGTCAGAATAGCGGTATTGATGCCAATCAGTTCTCCCGAGGTATTGACCAAGGCACCCCCGCTGTTGCCAGGGTTAACGGCGGCGTCGGTTTGAATGAAGGATTCAATCTTGTCCTGGGCGTCCAGCACGTCGATGCTGCGGCCTTTGGCACTAACAATCCCGGCAGTCACCGTTGACTCCAAATCAAAGGGATTGCCTACGGCCAGCACCCATTCACCAATTTGCACGGAATCAGAATTGCCAAAAGTCAAAAAAGGCAGGTTCTCCACCTCCACTTTAATCAAGGCCAAATCGGTAGAAGGATCACTGCCGATGAGGGTAGCCTTCATTTCGCGGTTGTCGCTAAAAGAAACGCTGATCTTGTCCCCATCCGCCACGACGTGGTGGTTGGTCACGATGTACCCATCTTTGGAAATGATCACCCCCGAGCCAGAAGCACCTCTTTGGGGGTAACGATCTCGTCCAAATAATTTGTCAAAGGAAAGTCCACGACCTCCGGAATTTACACTTTGGATATTGACTACTGCGGGCGTAGAAACGGAAGCGGCGTACGTAAACTCGGTTGGGGCAGCCAGCGAAAAAGAAGCATTTCCCTCAGTAGTCAACCCGTCGCGAGAAACGTTGCGGGATCGGTATTCGCTTTCACTGGGCTCACGGATAATGACTTCGCGTGGCTTTTCGAGCAAGCGATATGCAGTGACGGCAACCAAGGCGCTTAACAGCGAAGCGAGGACAGTCGGAAGGTGTTTTTTCAGCATGTGGTGATTTTATTTTTGGCTACACTTCACAAAATCTAACATTTTAGCAACTTTTGCAACTATTACCAGGCTCAGTACCTTATTATTCATAAATCAAGCGGTATGCAGGGCATTCCATTTTATAAATACCAGGGCGCAGGCAACGATTTCATCATGGTGGATCAGCGCGACAATCAATGGATTAACAGAGAAGATCGTGAATTGGTTGAAAAATTGTGTCATCGCCGTTTTGGAATTGGTGCCGATGGACTCATCTTGTTGCAAAACCATCCCGGTTTTGATTTTGAGATGATTTATTTCAACGCGGATGGCCGTGAGGGCAGCATGTGTGGCAATGGTGGCCGGTGTACCGTGGCATTTGCCCGTCAACTTGGAGTGATTGGCGATCGCTGTCATTTCCTGGCCGTAGATGGGCCTCACGACGCCAACATAAATAATCCAGAATGGGTGGAACTAAAAATGATCGATGTGACACAAGTAGAAGAGGGCAGTAATTTTTACTACCTCAACACGGGTTCTCCGCACTACATTGCTTTTGTCGACAATGTTGACCAAATTGATGTCGTGCAGGAGGGGCGTGCCGTTCGTTACAATGCTCGCTTTCGGGCCGAAGGAACCAATGTCAATTTTACCCAACTGACCGCCAATGGCCTCAAAGTTGCAACTTATGAACGGGGCGTAGAAGATGAAACCCTGGCTTGTGGCACCGGAGTTACCGCCGCAGCGCTGGCCTATCATTTGAAAAGAGGTGGCCCCAAAGGAGCCTTTGAGGTGCCCATTCAAGTGAAAGGCGGCGATATGGCCATTCGTTTTGAGGCTACAGCGCAGGGGTTTAGCGATGTTTGGCTTTGTGGTCCGGCAAAAATGGTTTTTGCGGGAGAGATTGCTTAAGAGACGGAAAAAAATCAACCAGCGCCAAACGGTTTTCGTCAATTCTACGTCTTATTACATTAATTAATATTAAAGTTTAATCGCGGCAGTGGATTGTTTGTGCAAAAACCTTAGTTTTGTACCATCCCTCCGCCACCATTCCATTTACCAAAAACAATAAAAATGCGGAACAAACTATCTACCCTGTTCACGTTGGTACTCTTGCTTTCAAGCCAGATCTGGGCATTGGCCCAAACCATTCGAGAAATTGAAATCAATCCGGCAAATCCGGTAGCCGGTCAATCCTTTACCGTCACCCTGAAGGGGGATTTTCCCAGTGCTTGTTACAGCCTGAACTACGTCAATGCCACTATTTCAGCTGGCAATTACCTGGATCTCAACATTCAAGTCAATCAAAGTGCCGGACCTTGTGCGGCGGTAGTTACACCCTTTACGTTTACGCGTACCTTTCA includes these proteins:
- a CDS encoding trypsin-like peptidase domain-containing protein codes for the protein MLKKHLPTVLASLLSALVAVTAYRLLEKPREVIIREPSESEYRSRNVSRDGLTTEGNASFSLAAPTEFTYAASVSTPAVVNIQSVNSGGRGLSFDKLFGRDRYPQRGASGSGVIISKDGYIVTNHHVVADGDKISVSFSDNREMKATLIGSDPSTDLALIKVEVENLPFLTFGNSDSVQIGEWVLAVGNPFDLESTVTAGIVSAKGRSIDVLDAQDKIESFIQTDAAVNPGNSGGALVNTSGELIGINTAILTQSGQYEGYSFAVPSNLVRKVIGDLKNYGIVQRGLIGIRIEDVNSELARNLGLNDVAGVHITGVTPGSGAADAGLRRDDVILRVNGVKTGSMPELQEQVGRYSPGNVLRVEYMRNGKKSIAKVTLKNRSNKTSIVQGADVKFLQKLGMEVRPLNAFELKQMELENGVKVTSVFKGSKIDQTNLKPNFVITQVNERKITSEEDLIAALRNGKTEVKLRGVYAGVEEPYFYVFDLK
- the dapF gene encoding diaminopimelate epimerase, encoding MQGIPFYKYQGAGNDFIMVDQRDNQWINREDRELVEKLCHRRFGIGADGLILLQNHPGFDFEMIYFNADGREGSMCGNGGRCTVAFARQLGVIGDRCHFLAVDGPHDANINNPEWVELKMIDVTQVEEGSNFYYLNTGSPHYIAFVDNVDQIDVVQEGRAVRYNARFRAEGTNVNFTQLTANGLKVATYERGVEDETLACGTGVTAAALAYHLKRGGPKGAFEVPIQVKGGDMAIRFEATAQGFSDVWLCGPAKMVFAGEIA